Proteins encoded together in one Pyramidobacter piscolens W5455 window:
- the recO gene encoding DNA repair protein RecO — protein MERLGQGIEKTGIRINLPEETSQRLIKRTGVVLRRGNYMEGDIAALLFLKSGGTNWVYVPGASKGSMRFGGALEPFVWGHYQLYQSKRKTYLKEIEVTEDFWALRRHPRAVIQAVRWAKMLERHLIPGYPYDDLLALFYWALKALSEGVAPELLDARFLWRWLLSWGIAPDLRSCGSCGKPLGGRAVWREGTFVCTDCAPGQSPVDIDEFAAYALSKSFVPENGASKLLEQARNVQQFFVRNLDDNR, from the coding sequence ATGGAGAGACTCGGACAAGGAATTGAAAAGACTGGGATACGAATAAACCTTCCAGAGGAAACGTCCCAGCGTCTCATCAAACGGACGGGCGTCGTGCTGCGGCGCGGAAACTACATGGAAGGCGACATCGCCGCGTTGTTGTTTTTAAAGAGCGGCGGCACGAATTGGGTGTACGTCCCCGGGGCGTCGAAAGGTTCGATGCGTTTCGGCGGCGCCCTGGAGCCTTTCGTCTGGGGACACTATCAGCTTTATCAGTCAAAAAGAAAGACGTATCTGAAGGAAATTGAAGTCACCGAGGACTTCTGGGCGCTGCGACGCCATCCGCGGGCCGTGATCCAGGCCGTTCGCTGGGCGAAGATGCTTGAACGGCACTTGATTCCCGGTTATCCCTATGACGATTTGTTGGCTCTTTTCTATTGGGCGTTGAAGGCGTTGAGCGAAGGCGTCGCTCCGGAACTGCTCGATGCGCGTTTTTTATGGCGCTGGCTCCTCAGCTGGGGGATCGCGCCGGATCTGCGCTCTTGCGGCTCATGCGGAAAGCCTTTGGGCGGGCGCGCCGTCTGGCGGGAGGGAACTTTTGTCTGCACGGACTGCGCCCCCGGCCAGAGCCCGGTCGATATCGATGAGTTTGCGGCCTACGCTCTTTCGAAAAGTTTTGTACCGGAGAACGGCGCATCGAAATTGTTGGAACAGGCTCGAAATGTTCAGCAATTCTTTGTGAGAAACCTTGATGATAATCGATAG
- a CDS encoding glycine--tRNA ligase subunit alpha codes for MNFQDIMLRLQRYWADQGCIVQQPYDIEVGAGTMHPATSLRVIGPEPWKVAYVQPSRRPADGRYGDNPNRLQHYYQFQVIMKPAPEDIQALYINSLAALGIDPREHDIRFVEDDWESAAVGAWGLGWEVWLDGMEVTQFTYFQQVGGVDMEAVPAEITYGLERIAMFVQKVDNVYDLKWNDKVTYGDVHHQGEVENSIYNFEVADVAMLAEIFSLYEKESSRLAEQALVLPAWDCVLKCSQIFNLLDARGAISVTQRTGYVSRIRAIASKCCSAYAQQRKDMGYPLMKKF; via the coding sequence ATGAATTTTCAGGATATCATGCTGAGATTGCAACGCTATTGGGCGGATCAGGGATGCATCGTTCAGCAGCCCTACGACATCGAAGTCGGGGCCGGTACGATGCATCCGGCTACGTCGCTTCGGGTCATTGGTCCCGAGCCCTGGAAAGTTGCTTATGTGCAGCCGTCTCGCCGTCCGGCGGACGGGCGTTATGGCGACAATCCCAACCGTTTGCAGCATTATTACCAGTTCCAGGTGATCATGAAGCCGGCGCCGGAAGATATCCAGGCGCTTTACATCAACAGCCTTGCCGCGCTGGGGATCGACCCTCGCGAGCATGATATCCGTTTTGTCGAGGACGATTGGGAATCTGCGGCGGTCGGCGCCTGGGGACTCGGTTGGGAAGTTTGGCTCGACGGCATGGAAGTGACTCAGTTCACCTATTTTCAGCAGGTCGGCGGCGTCGATATGGAAGCGGTGCCCGCAGAAATAACGTACGGCCTTGAACGTATCGCCATGTTCGTTCAGAAAGTCGACAACGTTTACGATTTGAAGTGGAATGACAAGGTGACCTATGGAGATGTTCATCATCAGGGGGAAGTCGAGAACTCCATATATAACTTCGAGGTCGCCGACGTCGCCATGCTTGCGGAGATATTCTCTCTGTACGAGAAGGAAAGCTCGCGTCTTGCCGAGCAGGCTTTGGTTCTGCCCGCCTGGGACTGCGTGCTGAAGTGCTCGCAGATTTTCAATCTCCTCGATGCCCGCGGCGCGATCAGCGTCACGCAGCGCACGGGGTATGTTTCGCGTATCCGCGCGATTGCGTCGAAGTGCTGCTCAGCCTATGCCCAGCAACGGAAAGATATGGGCTATCCGCTCATGAAAAAATTTTAA
- the era gene encoding GTPase Era, with protein MQTDFRAGVVAVIGRPNVGKSSLLNRILKYKLSIVSAKPQTTRDNILGLYNGAASQILFVDTPGIHAPLNKLGERLVERAVSGLEDANVVLYVVTIDDRPEQSENDRILKVLRDYPGIPVVLAVNKVDLPGSRSKILPLIDRFTKKMKLRDIVPVSAKDGTNDEVLVKTLESLLPVAAPLYPDDMITDRTERFIAQELIREKVIACTDEEVPHSVAVEIEEFKSPDEYPERRDLFIRATVYVEREGQRAIILGRKGEKIKSIGTAARKALEEMTGHKTYLELWVKVNKGWRDSDKELKRLGYE; from the coding sequence GTGCAGACAGATTTTCGTGCAGGAGTCGTCGCCGTCATCGGCCGGCCCAATGTGGGCAAATCGTCGCTTCTCAACAGGATCCTCAAGTACAAACTGTCGATCGTTTCCGCGAAACCCCAGACGACTCGCGACAACATTCTGGGGCTTTACAATGGAGCGGCAAGTCAAATCCTTTTTGTCGATACGCCCGGCATTCACGCGCCTCTGAACAAACTTGGCGAACGCCTGGTCGAACGGGCGGTCTCGGGGCTTGAGGATGCGAATGTCGTCCTTTATGTCGTGACGATCGACGATCGTCCCGAGCAGAGCGAAAACGACCGCATCCTGAAAGTCCTTCGCGATTATCCCGGCATCCCTGTCGTGTTGGCGGTCAATAAGGTGGATCTTCCCGGATCCAGAAGCAAAATACTTCCTCTCATCGACCGTTTTACGAAGAAAATGAAGCTGCGCGACATCGTTCCGGTATCGGCAAAAGACGGCACCAACGACGAAGTTCTTGTCAAAACCCTTGAGAGTCTGCTCCCAGTCGCGGCGCCGCTCTATCCGGACGATATGATTACGGACAGGACAGAGCGTTTCATCGCGCAAGAACTGATTCGCGAAAAGGTCATCGCGTGCACCGACGAGGAAGTGCCGCACAGTGTCGCCGTGGAGATCGAAGAGTTCAAATCGCCCGATGAATACCCGGAGCGCAGGGACCTGTTCATCCGCGCCACGGTCTATGTGGAACGGGAAGGCCAACGGGCCATCATTCTCGGCAGAAAAGGGGAAAAGATCAAGAGCATTGGCACGGCCGCCCGGAAAGCGTTGGAAGAGATGACGGGACATAAAACGTATCTTGAACTTTGGGTTAAGGTTAACAAAGGATGGAGAGACTCGGACAAGGAATTGAAAAGACTGGGATACGAATAA